One Fusarium poae strain DAOMC 252244 chromosome 4, whole genome shotgun sequence DNA window includes the following coding sequences:
- a CDS encoding hypothetical protein (TransMembrane:1 (o127-148i)) → MDTETRVQLWLNTHLEQRHGTASIKKAVPAVKTQAVFTYGLESAPEEQPVSHNVVDKPGVIDHDYPIEGELLEIIVHHIFSHSILRPVRGFLIRYIREQTAIKPICSNPSLEVIADLPSMLFSTLPLLISIWTLTSYCWIPLCGLMMWERMGSDVIYGFLCRILKGLEWMVNLMKGVYEITTTMNNPAVISTGARRVLPWADGQTIDEGALGSLLYPHCGNS, encoded by the coding sequence ATGGATACAGAAACAAGGGTACAGCTTTGGCTAAACACACATTTGGAGCAGCGACATGGAACTGCAAGTATCAAAAAGGCTGTGCCTGCTGTCAAAACACAAGCAGTATTCACCTATGGATTGGAGTCAGCACCTGAGGAGCAACCAGTTTCCCACAACGTCGTTGACAAACCTGGCGTTATCGACCATGATTATCCAATAGAAGGAGAGCTCCTAGAGATAATCGTTCACCACATCTTTTCACATTCCATTCTTCGACCGGTTCGGGGGTTTCTAATACGCTACATTCGGGAACAGACCGCTATCAAGCCAATTTGTTCAAACCCTTCACTCGAGGTTATTGCCGACTTACCCTCTATGCTCTTCAGCACTTTACCACTGTTAATTTCGATTTGGACTTTGACCAGCTATTGTTGGATCCCACTCTGTGGGCTAATGATGTGGGAGCGTATGGGGTCTGATGTCATATACGGATTCCTGTGCCGGATCTTGAAGGGACTCGAGTGGATGGTGAATCTCATGAAAGGAGTATACGAGATCACTACCACGATGAATAACCCTGCCGTTATATCAACAGGAGCTCGGCGAGTATTGCCGTGGGCAGACGGGCAAACGATCGACGAGGGAGCACTGGGGAGTCTTCTGTACCCTCACTGCGGGAACTCCTAG